From the genome of Opisthocomus hoazin isolate bOpiHoa1 chromosome 8, bOpiHoa1.hap1, whole genome shotgun sequence, one region includes:
- the BPIFC gene encoding BPI fold-containing family C protein, giving the protein MVKICCSLLLLSLLSGQLSANPGVKVRITQKGLDYAKEVGLEILKQNMEKEHFPDLNGYEKFGLGNVKYNISRIHVTAVEFPSASISLIPGTGIKLVIGNASLTVDMSWNIRTWMFKDSGRSTVYISKVFVTAIFSTPLDNAGHTSISLTSCRTTPGDIDIKLNGKSGFLQNFFIKYLKKPIHRSLVTNSCPNIRSGIQLINEDLRSLNVLMPIDDLAEVDYSLNSSPAVFRRFIDLDLKGIVHPAGNYTGTPCVAAPLAIPDQSDSMLYLAFSEYFFQTSSFAYYTAGAFNITIAEETCSYFNISTEIFGSIIPEVAKYSVTPYPVMLKLVATEIPVISLEQDSFTAEIQGSMEVFAVLPDSTTQSLFTMNIAANTSFALNIFDQKLMGSLCLNRLQFSLAHSNVGFFETSLLENILSYILQTEVIPSANAKLSKGFPLPNLANVTLTRPHITIVQGYMLISTDVHYKH; this is encoded by the exons ATGGTGAAGATTTGCTGTTCTCTCCTCCTGTTAAGTTTGCTCAGTGGGCAACTCAGCGCCAACCCTGGAGTCAAAGTGAGGATCACCCAGAAGGGGTTGGATTACG CCAAGGAGGTTGGGCTGGAAATCCTGAAGCAGAATATGGAGAAGGAGCATTTCCCTGATTTGAATGGCTATGAGAAATTTGGGCTTGGTAATGTCAAATACAACATCTCAAG AATACACGTCACTGCTGTTGAATTCCCCAGTGCTTCCATCTCCCTCATACCTGGCACTGGGATAAAACTGGTGATTGGAAATGCTTCTCTTACTGTCGATATGAGCTGGAACATAAGGACCTGGATGTT CAAAGACAGCGGAAGAAGCACAGTGTACATTTCAAAGGTGTTTGTTACTGCAATATTTTCAACACCCCTGGATAATGCGGGTCATACATCAATATCACTTACCAGCTGCCGGACAACGCCTGGTGATATCGACATCAAGCTGAATGGAAAAAGTGG CTTCCTGCAGAACTTCTTTATCAAGTATCTGAAGAAACCCATTCACAGGAGCTTGGTCACAAAC TCATGTCCCAACATCAGATCTGGGATCCAGTTGATAAATGAAGACCTCCGATCACTGAATG TCCTAATGCCAATTGATGATTTGGCCGAAGTAGACTACTCCTTAAATAGCTCACCAGCAGTATTCCGACGATTCATTGACCTGGACCTAAAG GGGATAGTCCATCCAGCTGGAAACTATACTGGCACTCCCTGTGTGGCAGCTCCTTTAGCTATCCCAGACCAAAGCGACTCCATGCTCTACCTTGCCTTCTCTGAGTATTTCTTTCAGACCTCCTCATTTGCTTACTACACTGCAGGGGCCTTCAACATCACCATTGCAGAAGAG ACTTGTAGCTATTTTAATATAAGCACAGAGATATTTGGCAGTATCATCCCAGAG GTAGCCAAATATTCAGTTACACCCTACCCAGTGATGTTGAAGCTAGTGGCTACTGAAATACCTGTCATCAGCTTAGAGCAAGATTCCTTCACGGCAGAGATTCAGGGTTCCATGGAGGTGTTTGCTGTTCTGCCAGACTCAACCACCCAGTCGTTGTTCACAATGAACATA GCAGCCAATACCAGCTTTGCTCTGAATATATTTGACCAAAAATTGATGGGCTCACTATGTTTGAACAG GCTCCAGTTCTCCCTAGCCCACTCCAATGTTGGCTTCTTCGAG ACTTCGCTTCTGGAGAACATCCTGTCTTACATTTTACAGACTGAAGTCATTCCATCAGCTAATG